CTGATCCCTCTCCTTTTCGAAATGGCTTGCCATGTATTTTGAAGACTTTTCGGAATATGATTCGTAGAAAATAATGACAATGAAGTGCGGGAGGTATTCGATGCATTACTTGCTCATTCCCTTATTTGGCGTTCCTGTGTTAGTGGGGGTTCTTGCGGCGATTTTCCAAAAGCCTCCTTTCTGGAAAAAATGGGGGCTCACGATTGCTTCAGCCGTATTGATTTACGGGGGCTGCTTTGCCGCGAATGTATATTGGCAAATGAAGTATGGTATTCCGGTGCTGCCCACGGAGGCCGACTTGGAGGTATTTTTCTATTTTTGTATCCTGTTGGTGTTTGTTTGTATCCTCCTGTATATTGGCTTTTTGATCACGATGAGAAAACAGTTCTGGAAGATGAACCTCGTTTTTCTATGCACAGCTTTTGGTTTGTTTAGTTTTTTTGCTGCTGCCTTTTTAGGGATGGGTCCCTTTTTGAAGAAAGCGGAGTACGTTATCGTCGTACAAAAAGCAAAAGACCAGTGGAAAGAGGCGAAGATGGACAATGAGAAGCCCATTGACCTCGCCCTCGTATACAGCAGACAAGAGTGTACGAAAAATTGTGCCGGGTATCCTTATTCAAGCCTCATTTTGGTACGGAATCAGTCGGACCAGCCGTTGGAGATCGATTTGAAGTTGCGATTGAAAAACAAAAGCGGTGCCGTATTAAAAGAAGTCGAGGCCGTACCACTACAACTCTCTTCAGGAGAAATTACGGAGGTATGGACGGGCGATTCTTATGCGAAGCACGACTTGTGGGCGAGAGCTAGTGTCGTTACCGATGAACGAGTTGCCGATTTGGAGTATCAGTATTCGATTATTGACCGAAGATGAATGTGTGGAATAGACAAGACTGGGTGAAACGAACGTCTTACGTTGTGATATAATAAGAATGGCATGCTTGGTTCGGATTCCCATAATCATGCACGACGATGTTAGGAGGAAAGAGTTTGAGCGACGTTAAGATTTTCGCGATGGGCGGCCTCGGCGAGATCGGAAAAAATATGTACTGCGTCGAGTATGAGGACGAAATCATCATCATTGACTGCGGGGTGAAATTCCCCGAGAACGAAATGTTCGGTATCGATCTGGTTATCCCAGATGTTTCCTATTTAGTGGACAACCAGCACAAGATCAAAGCACTTTTGTTAACGCACGGACATGAGGATCACATTGGCGCGATTCCTTATATTTTACGGCAAATCAAGGTGCCGATTTACGGTGGTCGTCTGACCCTGGGCTTGGTCAAGGCGAAGCTGGAAGAGCATCGTTTGCAAAATGAAGTGAAGCTGATTCCGATTTCGGAAGATACGGAAATTCCATTTGCGAAGCTGAAGGCGACATTCTTCCGGACGAACCACAGTATTCCAGATTCTCTGGGAATTGTGCTCCATACACCAGAGGGTATGGTCATTCACACGGGTGACTTCAAGTTTGACATGACACCAGTCGGACAAACAACGGAGTACGGAAAAATTGCACGCATTGGTGCGAGCGGAGATGTTTTGGCGCTTTTGTCCGATAGTACGAACAGTGAGCGTCCTGGATTTACGATGTCAGAGAGATCGGTAGGGGAAGGGATTCTCGATGTGGTACGCAAAGCGCGTGGACGCATCATTCTGGCTACCTTCGCTTCCAACGTGCATCGTCTGCAGCAAGTGGTAGATGCTGCAGAGCAGTGCAATCGCAAAGTAGCGGTTATTGGCCGCAGTATGGAAAAGGTATTCTTGATTGGTCAAGAGCTTGGCTATATTCAGATGCCAGAGGGCATGCTGATTGATATTAAGCACATCGATAATTACGCGGACAAC
This genomic stretch from Brevibacillus brevis harbors:
- the rnjA gene encoding ribonuclease J1; protein product: MLGGKSLSDVKIFAMGGLGEIGKNMYCVEYEDEIIIIDCGVKFPENEMFGIDLVIPDVSYLVDNQHKIKALLLTHGHEDHIGAIPYILRQIKVPIYGGRLTLGLVKAKLEEHRLQNEVKLIPISEDTEIPFAKLKATFFRTNHSIPDSLGIVLHTPEGMVIHTGDFKFDMTPVGQTTEYGKIARIGASGDVLALLSDSTNSERPGFTMSERSVGEGILDVVRKARGRIILATFASNVHRLQQVVDAAEQCNRKVAVIGRSMEKVFLIGQELGYIQMPEGMLIDIKHIDNYADNQVLIICTGSQGEPMAALTRIASGSHRTVSIYPEDTVIISASPIPGNTINVSRTIDKLYRAGANVVLSHEFDIHASGHGSSEELKLMLNFIRPKYFIPIHGEYRMLKTHSKLAQQVGIEESNIFIMDNGEVLNCNREKAWLSKVQAGIVLIDGSGIGDVGNIVLRDRKHLAEDGLMVVVVSLDMKNFKILTGPDIVSRGFVYVRGSESLIQEATQLVRGRLQEALDKKIKEWSELKSQINEVIKPFIYEKTGRNPMILTILMEV